One genomic window of Carassius auratus strain Wakin chromosome 14, ASM336829v1, whole genome shotgun sequence includes the following:
- the LOC113113378 gene encoding E3 ubiquitin-protein ligase NEURL1B-like isoform X2, which yields MGNTTPKPLIDSSLQHRPVASRQYCTVSNSGAERHNSALPISVKSPRFHPHAKGKNIRLDTQLRRATRKNSFCNGITFSQCPLRLYEKVRLRLSGVHTGWSGALRFGFTSLDPSNLALADIPKYACPDLVTRPGYWAKALPERLAMRDNVLAFWADRHGRVFYSINDGEPILFHCGLSVGCLLWAIIDIYGTTQEVTLLESTFAESVGTSCLSSARLSAYLPQSNHDSANYSNNQLESSQAAAAKFATLHLSNYNQLIPCCSMSSAPSSTTSLNIQRAARQLSMPLDTDLHFHPVRGPDVVLSNDHTVACTHFLDSSRTLMFSDRPVRVGETLYVEVGHLGLPYFGALLFGMTSCDPGTLNAGELPADPEVLLDRKEYWVVYRGFPVPAAGDVLSFTFLANGEVHHGVNGGARCRLLCVDSSQVLWAFFTLHGAVNRLRILGTVQASPPTSPSVSQVSTPDDSDSDLAFTVNRSSSASESSLVTAPSSPLSPPVSPSLSSSDAALSSKSSECTVCFDQEVDTVIYTCGHMCLCNDCGLRLKRQINACCPICRRPIKDVIKTYRP from the exons ATGGGGAATACAACACCCAAACCACTGATAG ACTCCAGCCTACAGCATCGCCCAGTGGCCAGTAGGCAGTACTGTACGGTTTCCAACAGTGGAGCAGAGCGCCACAACTCTGCCCTTCCAATCAGCGTCAAGTCTCCCCGTTTTCACCCCCACGCCAAGGGCAAAAATATTCGACTGGACACACAACTGCGCCGGGCAACTCGGAAGAACAGTTTCTGCAATGGCATCACCTTCAGCCAGTGTCCTCTGCGTTTGTATGAGAAGGTGCGGTTGCGCCTCTCAGGTGTCCACACAGGCTGGAGTGGAGCTCTACGCTTTGGTTTCACAAGCTTAGACCCTAGCAATCTTGCCTTAGCTGACATCCCCAAATATGCTTGCCCCGACCTGGTGACACGGCCAGGATACTGGGCCAAGGCCTTGCCTGAGAGGCTGGCCATGCGGGACAATGTTCTGGCCTTCTGGGCTGACCGACATGGCCGGGTCTTCTACAGCATCAATGATGGAGAGCCCATTCTCTTCCACTGTGGTCTAAGTGTCGGATGCCTGCTCTGGGCCATCATAGACATCTACGGAACCACACAAGAAGTTACATTGCTCG aGAGCACGTTTGCTGAGAGCGTGGGCACAAGCTGTCTGAGTAGTGCCAGACTTAGTGCCTATCTTCCCCAGAGCAACCACGACTCGGCTAACTACAGCAACAACCAGCTAGAGAGCAGCCAGGCTGCAGCAGCTAAATTTGCCACATTACATCTCAGCAACTACAACCAACTCATCCCCTGCTGCTCTATGTCTTCTGCACCCTCTTCAACCACCTCCTTAAACATACAGAGGGCTGCCCGCCAGCTCTCCATGCCCCTTGACACTGACCTGCATTTTCACCCAGTGCGAGGCCCTGACGTGGTTCTCTCAAATGATCATACAGTTGCATGTACCCACTTCCTGGACAGCAGCAGGACGTTGATGTTCAGTGACAGGCCCGTCCGGGTTGGCGAGACTCTGTATGTGGAGGTGGGTCATCTAGGCTTGCCTTACTTTGGGGCTCTTCTCTTTGGTATGACCTCTTGTGATCCAGGCACCCTCAATGCTGGAGAGCTGCCAGCTGACCCAGAGGTGCTTCTGGACCGTAAGGAGTATTGGGTGGTCTACAGGGGTTTTCCTGTGCCAGCGGCAGGTGATGTGCTCAGCTTTACATTTCTGGCCAATGGGGAGGTCCATCATGGGGTCAACGGAGGGGCACGCTGTCGTCTTCTGTGTGTTGACTCCTCTCAGGTTCTGTGGGCCTTCTTTACACTACACGGAGCTGTGAACCGGCTCAGAATATTAG GAACTGTTCAGGCCAGCCCTCCCACCTCCCCATCAGTGTCTCAGGTATCAACGCCTGATGACAGTGACTCTGATCTGGCTTTCACTGTCAACAGATCCTCATCAGCATCTGAATCCTCTCTAG TGACGGCTCCCAGCTCTCCTCTCAGTCCACCTGTCTCACCAAGTCTATCCTCGTCAGATGCAGCCCTGAGCAGCAAGAGCAGTGAGTGCACAGTGTGCTTCGATCAAGAGGTGGACACCGTCATCTATACGTGTGGACACATGTGTTTGTGTAATGACTGTGGACTGAGGCTCAAGAGACAGATCAATGCGTGTTGTCCGATTTGTCGGAGACCCATAAAGGACGTCATAAAAACCTACAGACCATGA
- the LOC113113378 gene encoding E3 ubiquitin-protein ligase NEURL1B-like isoform X1, with protein sequence MGNNGSSTGVSAQGTVHKKRVQWQSRSLQDSSLQHRPVASRQYCTVSNSGAERHNSALPISVKSPRFHPHAKGKNIRLDTQLRRATRKNSFCNGITFSQCPLRLYEKVRLRLSGVHTGWSGALRFGFTSLDPSNLALADIPKYACPDLVTRPGYWAKALPERLAMRDNVLAFWADRHGRVFYSINDGEPILFHCGLSVGCLLWAIIDIYGTTQEVTLLESTFAESVGTSCLSSARLSAYLPQSNHDSANYSNNQLESSQAAAAKFATLHLSNYNQLIPCCSMSSAPSSTTSLNIQRAARQLSMPLDTDLHFHPVRGPDVVLSNDHTVACTHFLDSSRTLMFSDRPVRVGETLYVEVGHLGLPYFGALLFGMTSCDPGTLNAGELPADPEVLLDRKEYWVVYRGFPVPAAGDVLSFTFLANGEVHHGVNGGARCRLLCVDSSQVLWAFFTLHGAVNRLRILGTVQASPPTSPSVSQVSTPDDSDSDLAFTVNRSSSASESSLVTAPSSPLSPPVSPSLSSSDAALSSKSSECTVCFDQEVDTVIYTCGHMCLCNDCGLRLKRQINACCPICRRPIKDVIKTYRP encoded by the exons ACTCCAGCCTACAGCATCGCCCAGTGGCCAGTAGGCAGTACTGTACGGTTTCCAACAGTGGAGCAGAGCGCCACAACTCTGCCCTTCCAATCAGCGTCAAGTCTCCCCGTTTTCACCCCCACGCCAAGGGCAAAAATATTCGACTGGACACACAACTGCGCCGGGCAACTCGGAAGAACAGTTTCTGCAATGGCATCACCTTCAGCCAGTGTCCTCTGCGTTTGTATGAGAAGGTGCGGTTGCGCCTCTCAGGTGTCCACACAGGCTGGAGTGGAGCTCTACGCTTTGGTTTCACAAGCTTAGACCCTAGCAATCTTGCCTTAGCTGACATCCCCAAATATGCTTGCCCCGACCTGGTGACACGGCCAGGATACTGGGCCAAGGCCTTGCCTGAGAGGCTGGCCATGCGGGACAATGTTCTGGCCTTCTGGGCTGACCGACATGGCCGGGTCTTCTACAGCATCAATGATGGAGAGCCCATTCTCTTCCACTGTGGTCTAAGTGTCGGATGCCTGCTCTGGGCCATCATAGACATCTACGGAACCACACAAGAAGTTACATTGCTCG aGAGCACGTTTGCTGAGAGCGTGGGCACAAGCTGTCTGAGTAGTGCCAGACTTAGTGCCTATCTTCCCCAGAGCAACCACGACTCGGCTAACTACAGCAACAACCAGCTAGAGAGCAGCCAGGCTGCAGCAGCTAAATTTGCCACATTACATCTCAGCAACTACAACCAACTCATCCCCTGCTGCTCTATGTCTTCTGCACCCTCTTCAACCACCTCCTTAAACATACAGAGGGCTGCCCGCCAGCTCTCCATGCCCCTTGACACTGACCTGCATTTTCACCCAGTGCGAGGCCCTGACGTGGTTCTCTCAAATGATCATACAGTTGCATGTACCCACTTCCTGGACAGCAGCAGGACGTTGATGTTCAGTGACAGGCCCGTCCGGGTTGGCGAGACTCTGTATGTGGAGGTGGGTCATCTAGGCTTGCCTTACTTTGGGGCTCTTCTCTTTGGTATGACCTCTTGTGATCCAGGCACCCTCAATGCTGGAGAGCTGCCAGCTGACCCAGAGGTGCTTCTGGACCGTAAGGAGTATTGGGTGGTCTACAGGGGTTTTCCTGTGCCAGCGGCAGGTGATGTGCTCAGCTTTACATTTCTGGCCAATGGGGAGGTCCATCATGGGGTCAACGGAGGGGCACGCTGTCGTCTTCTGTGTGTTGACTCCTCTCAGGTTCTGTGGGCCTTCTTTACACTACACGGAGCTGTGAACCGGCTCAGAATATTAG GAACTGTTCAGGCCAGCCCTCCCACCTCCCCATCAGTGTCTCAGGTATCAACGCCTGATGACAGTGACTCTGATCTGGCTTTCACTGTCAACAGATCCTCATCAGCATCTGAATCCTCTCTAG TGACGGCTCCCAGCTCTCCTCTCAGTCCACCTGTCTCACCAAGTCTATCCTCGTCAGATGCAGCCCTGAGCAGCAAGAGCAGTGAGTGCACAGTGTGCTTCGATCAAGAGGTGGACACCGTCATCTATACGTGTGGACACATGTGTTTGTGTAATGACTGTGGACTGAGGCTCAAGAGACAGATCAATGCGTGTTGTCCGATTTGTCGGAGACCCATAAAGGACGTCATAAAAACCTACAGACCATGA